One region of Termitidicoccus mucosus genomic DNA includes:
- a CDS encoding glycosyl hydrolase 115 family protein: MPSHPNSCFKKTTLFAIAGVLIAIVPAAAAPSLGLDTAIVAETAEAGSFALVTQKQGASLVLDKGDWPGVLRAAGDLQADIRRVTGVKPALEIGRAPSGKSVVIAGTLGKSTLIDSLAKTGKIDTAPIAGKWESFIITTVANPLPHVAQALVIVGSDKRGAIYGIYEISEQIGVSPWYWWADAPVKQRNQLFIKTGTYVQGPPAVKYRGIFINDEEPAFGPWAREKFGGINSKMYAHMFELILRLRGNYLWPAMWGKAFNEDDPLNPKVADEYGIVMGTSHHEPMMRAQKEWGKHKKEYGNGEWNYATNEAGLNAFWQDGMSRNKHYEQIVTIGMRGDGDEPMVEGGDIAANMALMEHIVADQRKILAKTVNPDVTKVPQVWALYKEVADYYQDGMRVPDDVTLLWCDDNWGNNRRLPTAGERKRSGGAGIYYHFDYVGGPRSYKWINTNPLPKIWEQMSMAYEYGADRIWIVNVGDLKPMELPTEFFLRLAWNPRALPKEKIADFTRRWAEREFGPQHAADIADIVSRYAKYNGWRKPELLEPKTFSIVNYQEAERVLAGWSEIVAKAEEIDGKLPREARDAFFQLVLYPAKASATVAELHIATGLNQLYAKQKRGSANLMARHVRGLFEEDKNLSNLYHAINGGKWKHMMAQTRIGYTSWNDPKTNIMPALAEIAIPDEASMGVSVEGSESAWPGESKPAKLPVSDSINQQRHAIEIYKRGSKDFSYEATADKPWVKLSATSGNVKSDQRIWVGVDWDKVPVGNSNAIVTITRPEGESVPIQVSAVRSDKYTRKNTKAFGGLTGPTAIIAANATKNIEAGGARWDVIPDYGRGPSGMTIFPMTAASVQPPADSPRLEYQVLIPQAGDIRVDLITGPTLNVQPGRGVRVAVSFDDQPPHIIDAFAGQGDGRGGSHSPAIKDWGTWVKDNARTMKSTHTISEPGVHTLKIWMVDPGVVLEKLIIHTGDVRPSYFGPPATNQN, encoded by the coding sequence ATGCCATCCCACCCAAACTCCTGTTTCAAAAAAACAACGCTGTTCGCCATTGCCGGCGTGTTAATCGCGATTGTGCCCGCCGCAGCAGCGCCCAGTCTGGGACTCGACACCGCCATCGTCGCTGAAACTGCGGAAGCCGGCAGCTTCGCACTTGTCACCCAAAAGCAAGGCGCGTCTCTCGTCCTCGACAAAGGCGACTGGCCGGGCGTGCTTCGCGCAGCAGGAGATCTGCAGGCGGACATCCGGCGTGTCACCGGGGTCAAGCCTGCGCTAGAAATCGGCCGCGCGCCTTCGGGCAAGTCAGTCGTGATTGCCGGCACGCTCGGCAAAAGCACGCTTATCGACAGTCTCGCAAAAACCGGGAAAATAGACACCGCGCCCATCGCAGGGAAATGGGAATCGTTCATCATAACCACAGTCGCGAATCCTCTCCCACACGTCGCGCAAGCGCTCGTGATCGTGGGCAGCGACAAGCGCGGAGCGATTTATGGCATCTATGAAATCTCCGAGCAAATCGGCGTGTCGCCATGGTATTGGTGGGCGGATGCTCCGGTGAAACAACGTAACCAGCTTTTCATCAAGACCGGAACCTATGTGCAGGGTCCGCCCGCCGTGAAGTATCGCGGCATCTTTATCAACGACGAGGAACCTGCGTTCGGCCCGTGGGCGCGCGAAAAGTTTGGCGGCATCAATTCGAAAATGTATGCGCACATGTTCGAGCTCATCCTGCGCCTGCGCGGCAATTACCTCTGGCCGGCGATGTGGGGCAAGGCGTTCAACGAGGACGACCCGCTCAATCCGAAAGTCGCCGACGAATACGGCATAGTCATGGGCACCTCGCACCACGAGCCGATGATGCGCGCTCAAAAAGAGTGGGGGAAGCACAAGAAGGAATATGGAAACGGCGAATGGAACTACGCCACTAACGAAGCCGGTCTGAACGCGTTTTGGCAAGATGGCATGAGCCGCAACAAACACTACGAGCAAATCGTCACCATCGGAATGCGCGGTGACGGCGATGAGCCGATGGTCGAGGGCGGCGACATCGCGGCAAACATGGCGCTCATGGAACACATCGTCGCGGATCAGCGCAAAATCCTCGCCAAAACGGTCAACCCTGACGTCACAAAAGTGCCGCAAGTGTGGGCGCTCTACAAGGAAGTCGCTGACTATTACCAAGACGGAATGCGTGTGCCCGACGACGTCACGCTCCTCTGGTGCGACGACAACTGGGGCAATAATCGCCGCCTTCCCACTGCCGGGGAACGGAAACGCAGCGGCGGTGCTGGCATCTATTATCATTTCGATTACGTTGGCGGCCCCCGCTCCTACAAATGGATCAACACAAACCCGCTTCCAAAAATATGGGAGCAGATGAGCATGGCCTACGAATACGGTGCCGACCGGATCTGGATCGTCAACGTCGGCGACCTCAAACCCATGGAACTGCCCACCGAGTTTTTCCTGAGACTCGCATGGAATCCGCGCGCTCTGCCCAAGGAAAAAATCGCCGACTTCACGCGCCGCTGGGCCGAGCGCGAGTTTGGTCCGCAGCACGCCGCGGACATAGCCGACATCGTTAGCCGATATGCCAAATACAACGGCTGGCGCAAACCCGAACTGCTCGAGCCGAAGACATTCAGTATCGTGAATTATCAGGAAGCCGAGCGTGTCCTCGCCGGTTGGAGTGAAATCGTTGCAAAGGCCGAAGAAATAGACGGAAAGCTGCCGCGCGAAGCCCGCGATGCATTTTTCCAGCTCGTGCTCTATCCCGCAAAGGCATCGGCCACGGTTGCCGAGTTGCACATAGCGACCGGCCTCAATCAGCTTTACGCCAAGCAAAAACGGGGCAGCGCAAATCTCATGGCGCGGCATGTTCGCGGTTTGTTCGAGGAGGACAAAAACCTCTCCAATCTTTATCATGCCATCAATGGCGGGAAGTGGAAACACATGATGGCGCAGACTCGCATTGGCTATACGAGCTGGAACGATCCGAAAACAAACATCATGCCCGCGCTCGCCGAAATCGCGATTCCCGATGAAGCGTCGATGGGTGTTTCTGTGGAAGGCTCCGAATCCGCATGGCCGGGTGAATCGAAGCCTGCGAAATTGCCCGTGTCCGATTCGATCAATCAACAACGCCACGCCATCGAAATCTACAAACGTGGGAGCAAGGATTTTTCTTACGAGGCCACTGCCGATAAGCCTTGGGTAAAACTGAGCGCCACGAGCGGCAACGTGAAGAGCGACCAGCGCATCTGGGTCGGTGTCGATTGGGACAAAGTGCCCGTGGGCAACAGCAACGCCATAGTGACCATTACCCGCCCCGAGGGTGAAAGCGTGCCAATTCAAGTAAGCGCAGTGCGCTCCGACAAATACACGCGCAAAAATACAAAAGCCTTCGGCGGGCTGACCGGCCCGACTGCAATCATCGCCGCAAATGCCACCAAAAACATAGAAGCCGGCGGCGCGCGCTGGGACGTGATTCCCGATTATGGGCGCGGTCCTTCGGGCATGACGATTTTTCCCATGACTGCCGCAAGCGTCCAGCCGCCCGCAGACTCGCCACGGCTGGAATACCAAGTGCTGATTCCGCAAGCGGGCGATATTCGCGTCGACCTCATCACCGGGCCGACACTGAACGTGCAGCCGGGGCGCGGCGTGCGCGTGGCTGTGTCGTTTGACGATCAGCCGCCGCACATTATTGATGCTTTCGCCGGGCAGGGCGACGGCAGAGGCGGCTCGCATTCTCCCGCGATCAAGGATTGGGGCACTTGGGTGAAGGACAACGCGCGCACCATGAAATCCACGCACACGATTTCCGAGCCCGGTGTGCATACGCTCAAAATTTGGATGGTCGATCCCGGCGTCGTTTTGGAAAAGCTCATCATTCACACGGGTGATGTGAGACCGAGTTATTTCGGACCGCCCGCGACCAACCAGAATTGA